Genomic DNA from Oncorhynchus tshawytscha isolate Ot180627B unplaced genomic scaffold, Otsh_v2.0 Un_contig_5842_pilon_pilon, whole genome shotgun sequence:
aacgctatgtctggcgcaaacccaacacctctcatcacccagagaacaccatccccacagtgaagcatggtggtggcagcaattGCTGGCTctaggtggctctacaaagtgttGACTTTGGGAtgggatgaatagttatgcacactcaagttctgttttttttgtcttatttcttgtttgcttcacaataaaaaatattttgcatcttcaaagtggtaggcatgttgtgtaaatcaaatgatacaaaccccccaaaaatctattttaattccaggttgtaaggcaacaaaataggaaaaatgccaaggtgtatgaatactttcgtAAACCACTGTATTTTGCGCAATGACGCTGTGGGATGTGTTCGAAGCATAATAGGCTGACCACAGCGCTCGCGTTGCGTGCGCGAGTGttaaaataaatttagaaatccatgttattcgaTTATTGCGCGctcgccaacgagcgtctgcgttgccaagggctaaaatagaaatcggttctatttctgatgcagatcgtgttgcaagtcctgcctctcccatatCCTCATTGGTttgtagaagcaggtacccacgtgccatctcctcattggttatacccacatgggtgactgaagacgaacgaggtcagtggcagTAATGCCCCTAATTTAAGAAAGTTGCCAAtggcaatataaagtcaagagaagaaaaagactGGAAGGAATGTTGATGATAAGATTGAAGGAACTGGACTCGGTCATGAACCAGGACTCGGTGGAATAGAGTATAGCAGACAACAATCAGTGAATGCTTTATTACATGTGTTAATATGTTATTACAGGAAGAgtgatgactagaaacgattcagttgaccattttatgtgtggattaattgtcgcaGTTGAGGACTTTgggcaagtgcaagctagctagctaaattgccatacatgtttaatgcttttcgacctgtccccaaattaatgtaactggttcagagtttgttttgatattttaatctGCGTGTCGTGATTGCGTTTGGTGTGGGACTACAACAttaatttatgcacgatggcgcacagccggtttgggttccgtgtaagggcTGTTATAATGCAggacgcaatgcggagtgcctggatacagctcttagacatggtatattggccatataccacaaacgcCAGGAGGTGCTTTATCACTATTATAAACTGATTAACAATGTAATTAGAAGAGTACAATaattgttttgtcatacccgtggtacatGTAAGGGATAAACACAGAAGTTCTGTACATTACATGCAGCTGGACAAGGTGGACAGAGTCCCTTcttccaaggtaatgtacagaacggAGGCGTTTATCCCGCTTATACCGTAGTTGCCAAAGAAAACAATATGAAAACACACATTTCCCGGTAAAATTACATATCTTTTGTTGACATTTTCATTTATATAAACAAATTCATACTTTTATCATCTTTTGGTCGCTAGTAACGCGACCTAGTCATTCGTTCTTTATGTTCTGTCATCATGCTCGCTGGCAACATTCCTATCCCTTGCGGCTAACACAGTCACTACCTCTGcaggcagaataacagcaaagtagctgttttctattgaccttaatttggatacatccataacaatgagctgataATGCCCGGCATAGCTAGAAAacgtctttccactagatgttggaacattgctgcgggaacttgcttccattcagccacaagagcatttgtgaggtcggCCACAGATGGTTGGGCGATTAGTTCATAgtcggagttccaattcatcacaaaggtgttcgatggggttgaggtcagggctctgtgcaggccagtcaagttcttcgacaccaatctcgacaaacgatttctgtatggacctcactttgtgcacgggggcattgacatgctgaaacaggaaagggccttccccaaactgttgccacaaagttggaagcacagaatcgtctagaatgtcattgtactgtacatatagtgtagatgtcctggagggcagaaacTCGGCTTCAGGGATGTACTGGACTGTCCGCACCACCCTATTTGgcgccatgcgatcgagggcagtgctattgccataccaggcaagaTCTGAACACAAATCAGAAGACATAGCGACTTTTGTGCGTCTAGACCAGTCTTTTCAATGGGATTTCGGTATTCTGATACTGTAGCAGAAGTCACATGTAAGTATCAAGTGTAGACACCAGGTCGTGTCTACACTTGACACCTACATGCGACTTATGGTATCAGCagaggtttggggtcacttagaaatgtccttgttttgtaaaaataattgtttatttttgtcaattaaaataacatcaaattgatcagaaatacagtgtagacattgttaatgttgtaaatgactattgtagctggaaacggcagattcttttttttttaatggaatatctacataggagtacagaggcccattatcagctaccatcactcctgtgttccaatggcacgttgtgttagctaatccaagtttatcattttaaaaggcaaatttatcattagaaaacccttttgcaattatgttagcagttgaaaactgttgtgtCGATCGATTTAAGAAGCAATACaactttctttagactagttgagtatctggagcatcagcagttgtgggttcgattacaggctcaaaatggccagaaaaaaattactttcttctgaaactcgtcagtctattcttgttctgagaaattaccaagaaacttaAGAAACTGAtaaacagactcctcacaagtcatcaactggcagcttcattaatacccgcaaaacaccagtctcaacatcaacagtgaagaggcgactcgtgctggccttctaggcagagttgcaaagaaaaggccatatctcagcctggccaataaaaataaaagattaagatgggcaaaagaacaaagacactggacagaggaactctgcctaaaagCCCAGAATCCCAGAGTCCCCTCTTCActgctgacgttgagactggCGTCCCCTTCACTTCTAAAACTAAAGTTGCGCCCCTGGCTCTCAGAATATGAAGATCTCATAGGGGTCTAGACGCACAGAAGTGGCTTTGTgctgattgtgttcagatctCGCTGACCACTTCAGGACGTGGTCAGGAATACCATTGCGGACTTCTCCTCAGTCTGGATGCAAGCGCATACAGGTGGCGACGTTAAAAGCACACCTCCCACAAGTCTCCATAAAACTTGTGTTTTGGGACAGACTGGCACCTTTTCATTACAACTTGAGGAAATCCGTTCCTAGCATGTGAGGAACGTGATTGCTGGCCTCATAAATGCTAACTATGTTCAGAATACTAGAGCCTCATGAATCTGATGCAGAACCTCTGCTACTAAGCTAGGTAGCAAACGTTAGCTACAAGCTGTCATTTTCAGAATATGCTGTGAGCGTGacagaagtatatatatatatatatatatatatagcccaataattgttttgttttttatcaaGACCAAACACATGACCTTAGTCTTAAAAAAAGAATGTGCAAGCAGTTACTATAAAACGAGTGTTTACTTCCTGTCTGCAACCTCACCCGCGCTCTGTCTTAGGCCTGAAAGAGGGTACTGTCACATTATGTTCGCCGTGTCATTTCGGATTTTGAGACATCAAACAAGTTCCACGTACCCTACCAAAGCCTGACAGAGTGCTCGACTTCAAATACAATTGCATAAAAATTCATATATTAGCGAACACAAAAGTAAGATCTAGCTAGCCAAAGACaaagtattttatttttctgCTGTACCTGCTTCTGTAGATTTCCCCCCCCACCTTCTTATGATTAAAATTATAATACTGCCGCCAACAGGACGGAGTGTGACATAGTTTAGAGCATCAGCATGACTTCCATATTGAAGTAACTTTTTGAGAAAAAGAAATAAAATAACTCTTTAttttgtatatatacacagtgaaaGAGGATCCACAGAAATGGGTTAAGAGTTTTTCCCGACCAAATGACCAGCCTAGGAAAATATCCAGGACCTAATTAAAGCGAAAAGCCTATATAGGCAATCATTTTTGCTAGTCAGATCACGTTGTCAAGAAAAGCCCCTGACCGTACCCATGCTACTACAGATAAACCCAATCTGAAAAAAAAAACTTCACTATGTAGCCTTAAAGGATGTGGCTCAAAGATAACAAATCCTTTGCTAGTGTCATTACAAATCTATAAATGGTTGATAGGTAACAATGTAAGCCAACTGATGTCCATAGGGTCTAGATGGGTCAGCAGCAGGTTCTATTCTAGTGGGAGATGAGCTCATGATGCCAAGTGAAGATCTGCAGAAAAAAGGAAGAGTTCAGACAAATTACTTGCTACGACAGAAAAACAATCATTGCATAACTGACCCAAATTAAATATTCCAGGGTCATTAATTTAAGACACTTAAAACACAACTCTATTTTCCAAATTTCTCCAAAGTGGAGTGAACACGCCAGTATACACATTCTTTGGCGAAATAGATGAGTATTTCTACTGCTTTTACTTACAACAAACTGCCTTTGAGTTTATGTTGGTGTTTGTTGCGTCGATTTCCGCTTCATCTTCAGGTTGAACTCTTCAAGCTGAGAAAGGGTATACACTCGCATGTCAACAAAAATATGACCGAATGGTGAATAATATCGCTAGCAAAAAAGACACAAGCAATAACGACAAAAGTGAGAACAGCATAGAAGTAAGCAAAGGTCTTTCATACCAAAGATAATACTGTACATCCAGAAGTAATTACACAAACCTTCTTCTTTAGTTTCCCCTTAATCGCTTCTTCGGGCATTGTTTTTTTCTCCCCTTCAACATCGCTCTCTGCCTCCGCTTCAGAGAGGGCCCTGGGGTACTTTGCCGCCAACTGAGCGGCCAATTTCGCTGCAGCTCTTGCAATcagtccatctctcttcccttgGAGATCTCGATATATTCTCCTCTTTCTCAGAACCTCTTTCTTGTATTTATTACACCTTTCTTCAAGCGCCTGCCTGTTTCTCGTGACTCTTGACCGTCTCATGCGGCGTTTGCTGCCCTTGGGCACCACCGTCTTAACGTAATGCAGACAGCGGGGGGGTGATGGCTCCTTCAGTTGTTGGGCCTTGCTCAAGGAGATGGGGCCTGGGGTCAACACTTTCACTGCTGGCGTCAGTACAGCCGTGCTTGTGAACTTGAGTTCACTATCGGGCTGGGTAGGTGTGACCTGGGGGTTGctagcagtctggatgtatgtaAGCTGGCGGGTGCTAGCGTGCTTGGTAGATGTGACCTGGGGGTTGCTAGCGGGCTGGAAGTATGTAAGCTGGCGGGTCCCACCAGGCTGGGTAGATTTGCCCTGGGGGTTGTTAGCTGGCTGGATGTATGTAAGCTGGCGGGTGCTAGCGGGCTTGCTGTTTGGGAGTTGGAGGTTCATGAGCTGGAGCAGGTTGCCAGTGGGCTGGTTGTATGGGGGAGTGGGATAGATGTTAACTGGTGGTTACTGGCAGGCTGAGTAGATGAGAGCTGGAGGTTGCTAGCAGCCTGGGTGTATGCGTATGTCTGGCTTAAGGCTGCTGTGCTATTAGAGTAATGTGGTGGGGCGCTGGGGTAGGGTGGATACCCAGGGGGTATGGGAAGGAGGCATGGTAGCAGGGGGCATAAAACCAGGGGGCATAAAGCCAGGGGCATAATACCAGGGGGCCTAATACCAGGGGGCATAAAGCCAGGGGGCATAAGGCCAGGGGGCCTGGTACAAGGAGGCATAAGGCCTGGGGGCATGGTACCAGGGGGCATAAGGCCAGGGGGCATAAGGCCTGGGGGCATGGTACCAGGGGCATAAGGCCAGGGGGCATAAGGCCAGGGGGCATGGTACCAGGAGGCATGGTACCAGGGGGATGCTACCAGGGGGCATAAGGCCAGGAGGCATGGTGCCAGGGGGCATGGTAACAGGGGGCATGGTGCCAGGGGGATAACCCCAACCTGGAGGGAAGGCATTGGCGTAGGGGCTGCTGGTATACAGAGAGAACTGGGTGGTGGAGAAGGTTGCCATCATAGATGCATtaggagggtgagaaaaaggaTATATAGGGTCCTTGTGTGTGTTGAGCTCAGCAGAGCTTTCCTTGGACTTGTCCCTATACCAATCCATGTCACTTTCTTTTCCCGGTCAccatctctgtcccagtccctgGTACTACATcgcctgtccctgtctctgtccctgttacTAGAGCGCCTGTCCCGGTCTCTGTCCCTGTTACTAGAGCGCCTGTCCCGGTCTCTGTCCCTGTTACTAGAGCGCCTGTCCCGGTCTCTGTCCCTGTTACTAGAgcgcctgtccctgtccctggtaCTAGAGCGCCTGTTCCTGTCCCTGGTACTAGAGCGCCCGTCCCTGTCCCTGGTACTAGAGCGCCCGTCCCTGTTTCTGTCCCTGGTACTAGAGCGCCTGTCCCTGGTACTAGAGCGCCTGTCCCTGGTACTAGAGCGCCTGTCCCCGGTACTAGAGCGCCTGTCCCCCGGTACTAGAGCGCCTGTCCTCGTCTCTGTCCCTGGTACTAGAGTGCCTGTCCTCGTCTCTGTCCCTGGTACTAGAGCGCCTGTCCTCGTCTCTCCCTGGTACTAGAGCGCCTGTCCCTGGCACCAGagtgcctgtctctctcactgtctctggtacCAGAGCGCCtgtcctcgtctctctccctgGTACTAGAGCGCCTGTCCCTGGTACCAGAGTGcctatctctctcactgtccctggTATCAGAGTGCCTATCTATCTCGCTGTCCCTGGTACCAGAGCGCCTGTCCCTGTTGCTGTCCCTGGTACCCGAGTCCCTGGAACCAGagtgcctgtctctctcactgtccctggTATCAGagtgcctgtctctctcactgtccctggTATCAGAGTGCCTATCTCTCTGGCTGTCCCTGGTACTAGAGCGCCTGTCCCTATTGCTGTCCCTGATACCCGAGTGCCTGTCCCTGGAACCAGAGCGTCTGTCCCTGGTACTAGAGTGCTTGTCCCTGGGACCAGAGCGCCTGTCCCTGGTACTAGAGTGCCTGTCCCTGGGACCAGAGCGCTTGTCCCTGGTATTAGAGTGTCTGTCCCGGTCTCTCTCAGAtttttccccgtctctctctcggtctctctcagaACTGGCCCAGTCTCTGTCCCgttctctttctccatttctcttagagcagtctctctctgtgtccttgtctcgttctctgtcccagtctctagTACTAGAGTGCCTGTCTGACTTCAACGGGctcctctcctggtctctctTCATCCCGTACAGCCT
This window encodes:
- the LOC121843698 gene encoding adhesive plaque matrix protein-like, which translates into the protein MATFSTTQFSLYTSSPYANAFPPGWGYPPGTMPPVTMPPGTMPPGLMPPGLMPPGLMPPGTMPPGLMPPCTRPPGLMPPGFMPPGIRPPVNIYPTPPYNQPTGNLLQLMNLQLPNSKPASTRQLTYIQPANNPQGKSTQPGGTRQLTYFQPASNPQVTSTKHASTRQLTYIQTASNPQVTPTQPDSELKFTSTAVLTPAVKVLTPGPISLSKAQQLKEPSPPRCLHYVKTVVPKGSKRRMRRSRVTRNRQALEERCNKYKKEVLRKRRIYRDLQGKRDGLIARAAAKLAAQLAAKYPRALSEAEAESDVEGEKKTMPEEAIKGKLKKKLEEFNLKMKRKSTQQTPT